In Euphorbia lathyris chromosome 9, ddEupLath1.1, whole genome shotgun sequence, the following are encoded in one genomic region:
- the LOC136206362 gene encoding uncharacterized protein: MAANGSERINPAFLLLLVWLPSISLAYRHGDIVPMSKMGQYHSSRTLWQDMIGKHCPIFAVNREVLIPIPKPTGYTGADPYKISFQVGQEKYRIPWLFLINRKSSEVPLIDVYLRYSGSDLHGVTAKVVDMPHSYVEIHPNIRKQFWDPQHWPKHVLVRYTWEEQSEIDVAAGFYVLFGSGLLLSFILSIYILQSSRDKLARFVRETVVDTNIPAGGVAKVE, from the exons ATGGCAGCAAATGGAAGTGAACGAATCAATCCGGCATTCTTATTGTTGCTGGTGTGGCTTCCATCGATCTCTCTTGCTTACAGGCATGGAGACATCGTTCCAATGAGCAAGATGGGTCAATACCATTCT TCGAGAACTCTTTGGCAAGATATGATCGGGAAACATTGCCCTATATTTGCTGTAAATCGCGAG GTGTTGATTCCTATCCCAAAACCAACCGGTTATACTGGCGCTGATCCCTACAAAAT TTCGTTTCAAGTTGGACAGGAAAAGTACAGAATTCCATGGCTTTTCCTGATAAATCGCAAAAGTTCGGAGGTCCCATTGATTGATGTGTATTTG AGATACTCAGGAAGTGATTTGCATGGGGTCACCGCCAAAGTTGTAGATATGCCTCACTCCT ATGTTGAAATCCATCCAAATATACGTAAACAGTTCTGGGATCCTCAACATTGGCCTAAACATGTCCTTGTAAGATACACATG GGAGGAACAATCGGAAATAGATGTTGCTGCTGGATTCTATGTCTTGTTTGGGTCAG GCTTGCTGTTGTCCTTTATTCTCTCAATCTATATCTTGCAATCATCACGGGATAAATTGGCTAG GTTTGTAAGGGAGACTGTTGTAGATACCAACATTCCTGCTGGGGGAGTAGCAAAAGTTGAATGA